The DNA sequence TATAGCCGTATTGTTTATTGCGATTTATGCGTTGCTTCATATTGTTGAATTGCTGAAAAGTCTCCGAAAGGGGGATGAGAAATAATGTTAGCGCTCATTTTGTTTATTTCCTTTATTGTCTTAATCTTCTTAGGGGTACCAATTGCCTTTAGCTTAGGTTTATCTTCTTTATTGTATTTAATATTAGCAGATATCCCGTTAAATATTATTCCGCAAAAAATGTTTGCTGGACTTAACTCATTTGTATTGTTATGTATTCCAGGGTTTATATTAGCCGGAAATTTAATGAATTTTGGCGGTATTACAGATCGCATTATTCAATTTACGAATAATATTGTCGGTCACATTCGCGGAGGCCTTGCCTTGGCCAATGTCGGTTCATCAATGGGGTTTGCTGGTATTTCCGGAACAGCACTAGCGGATACGGCTAGTATTGGCGGTGTTCTAATCCCAGCGATGAAAAAAGAAGGATATGGTGCGGCATTTTCCGCTGCTGTTACGTCCTCTTCATCAACAGTTGGACCGATTATTCCGCCATCCTTGCCGATGATTATCGTTGGAACGCTTGCTAGCATTTCGGTTGGTGATCTTTTCCTTGCGGGGATGATCCCTGGCATTTTATTAGGTTTAGGCTTAATGATTCCGACCTACATCATTTCGGTTAAAAGAAACTACCCGAAAGGTGAAAGACAGCCGCTTTCAAAAATAATGAAGTCGTTTTATGGCGCATTTTGGGCTTTAATGATGACAGTCATTATTTTATTTGGAATTTTAGGAGGATATTTTACACCAACTGAAGCCTCCATTATAGCTGTCTTATATGCGCTTATCGTTGGGCTTTTTATCTATAAAGAATTAAAAATAAAAGATATCCCGAAAATTTTATTAAATTCCATGGTTGGAACAGCTTCGATTATGATGTTAGTTGGCTTTGCCAACTTATTTGGCTGGATTTTAGTGAGTGAGCAAATTCCGATTATGGTTGCAGATGCCATTTTAAGTATTT is a window from the Bacillus alveayuensis genome containing:
- a CDS encoding tripartite ATP-independent transporter DctM subunit (product_source=TIGR00786; cog=COG1593; pfam=PF06808; superfamily=52058; tigrfam=TIGR00786; transmembrane_helix_parts=Inside_1_4,TMhelix_5_27,Outside_28_46,TMhelix_47_69,Inside_70_89,TMhelix_90_112,Outside_113_168,TMhelix_169_191,Inside_192_211,TMhelix_212_234,Outside_235_238,TMhelix_239_258,Inside_259_270,TMhelix_271_293,Outside_294_302,TMhelix_303_325,Inside_326_331,TMhelix_332_351,Outside_352_360,TMhelix_361_383,Inside_384_394,TMhelix_395_417,Outside_418_424) — protein: MLALILFISFIVLIFLGVPIAFSLGLSSLLYLILADIPLNIIPQKMFAGLNSFVLLCIPGFILAGNLMNFGGITDRIIQFTNNIVGHIRGGLALANVGSSMGFAGISGTALADTASIGGVLIPAMKKEGYGAAFSAAVTSSSSTVGPIIPPSLPMIIVGTLASISVGDLFLAGMIPGILLGLGLMIPTYIISVKRNYPKGERQPLSKIMKSFYGAFWALMMTVIILFGILGGYFTPTEASIIAVLYALIVGLFIYKELKIKDIPKILLNSMVGTASIMMLVGFANLFGWILVSEQIPIMVADAILSISENPIVVILLINLLLLFVGTFMETIAALVILFPVLLPVATSIGMDPIHFGVMMVLNLMIGLSTPPVGVCLFVASSIGKVSLSKTSRELMPFLGVSLAVLLLVAFVPQLTLFLPSLFD